The following DNA comes from Lentibacillus sp. Marseille-P4043.
TCTTCCATTTTACAATCAGAAACACCCGTATACTGGATGATGTTTTTTAATTTTTCCAGGTATGCATAAGCTTCTTCTGGTGAGCGCATATCCGGCTCAGAGACGATCTCGATTAATGGTGTGCCTTGTCGGTTAAAGTCGACTAGCGAGTACCCATCATCACCATGGGTCAATTTACCTGCGTCTTCTTCTATATGCAGGCGAGTAATCCCGATCCGTTTCTTTTTCCCACCTACTTCAATTTCAATCCAGCCATGCTCACCAATTGGTTTATCAAACTGGGAGATTTGATATGCCTTTGGATTGTCCGGATAAAAATAGTTCTTACGGTCAAATTTAGTATCTGTTGCGATTTCACAATTTAGAGCCATTGCTGCTTTCATTGCAAAGTTAACTGCTTCTTCGTTTAAAACTGGCAATACACCTGGATACCCTAAATCAATCGGGTTCACATTTGAGTTTGGTTCCGCACCAAAAGCGTTCGGGCTGGGACTGAAAATTTTCGAATCTGTTTTTAATTCCACGTGTACTTCAAGTCCAATAATTGTTTCAAAGTTCATTATTTTGCACCCCCTAATTGAGGTCGTTTCGTGTGGTGATCTGTTGCTTGTTCAAAAGCATGTGCCGTCCGGTAAACAGTACCCTCGTCAAAATTCTTTCCGATGATTTGCAGACCATATGGCAAGCCATTTTCTGAAAGTCCACATGGCACCGAAATGGCCGGCACACCTGCTAAGTTAACCGGGATTGTTAAAATATCATTGGCATACATTGTTAACGGATCTTCCACTTTCTCCCCAATTTTAAATGCTGGTGTTGGTGTAGTTGGTCCAATAACAACATCATAATCCTCAAATATTTTGTCAAAGTCATTTTTAATTAAGGTACGTACTTTTTGTGCCTTTTTGTAAAAAGCATCATAATAACCTGATGATAATGCATATGTTCCAAGCATAATCCGGCGTTTAACTTCTTCACCAAAACCTTCGCTACGAGACATTTTAAACATGTCTAGCATATCTTTTGCATTTTCCGAACGCACACCATAGCGCACACCGTCAAATCGCGCTAAGTTGGCAGATGCTTCTGATGACGCAATTATATAATAAGCAGCAACTGCGTATCTGGAATGCGGTAAGGAAACCTCTTCCCACTCAGCTCCAAGTGATTCGTAAACTTGAAGTGCATCCATTACGGATTGCTTCACTTCAGGGGAAACGCCTTCGCCAAGGTATTCTTTTGGAACGGCAATTTTTAATCCTTTTACATCTCCAGTTAAAGATTCTGTAAATGCTGGTACATCAACGTTGGCACTTGTTGAATCCATTTTATCTTGACCAGAAATTACTTCAAGGACACGCGCATTGTCTTCCACATTTCTTGTAATTGGTCCAATTTGATCGAGTGATGAAGCAAATGCAACGAGACCAAAGCGCGATACCCGACCATATGTTGGTTTTAAGCCAACAACACCACAAAACGCTGCAGGTTGACGGATCGATCCGCCAGTGTCAGATCCTAATGAAAATAGAACCTCTCCAGCCGCAACAGAAGCAGCTGAGCCACCACTTGAACCACCTGGAACATAATCTGTATTCCAAGGATTTCGCGTTGGAGTAAAGCTTGAATTTTCATTTGATGAACCCATTGCGAACTCATCCATATTTAGCTTACCAATTGTAATTGCCTTCGCTTCATTTAACTTGTCGATTACTGTTGCATTGTATAATGGATCATCGAAGTTTTTAAGGAATTGACTTCCACACGTTGTCCGCAATGCTTTGGTCACAATATTATCTTTGATACCGCTTGGCAAACCAAATAAAGGATGGTTGTCGAAATTAGTTGTTTCTTGATCTAACGTTTCCGCATGATTGCGTGCATTTTCTTCGTCTAGCGTTAAAAATGCTTTTACCTGATCATCCACTTCCTGTATTCGCTTGTACGATGTATCAACTAAATCACTTACTGTAATTTCTTTATTATGTAGCTTTTGTTCTAATTCTTTGATACTGTAATCAAACAATGACATGTATTTCCCTCCCTACTCCAAAATCGAAGGCACACGGAAGTAATCACCTTTTTTGTCAGGTGCGTTTTTCAGTGCATCTTCTTGTGTTATCCATTCTTTAGGTTCATCTTTACGCAAGACATTTTTTAAATCTAAAACGTGTGTTGTCGGCTCTACACCCGTTGTATCCAGTTCATTTAATTGTTCTGCATATTCAAGAATCGAACCCAATTGCTTCGTAAACAGCTCTGCTTCTTCATCCGTCATTGCAAGCCTTGCCAAATTAGCAACATGCTTTACTTGTTCCGTTGAAATATCCGCCATTATTACACCTCCATTAAAACTATCACAATACTATTGATAATAGCAGAATTTGGCGTATATAGGCAACTGAATTACAAAAGTGTAAGTGCCCTTACAAGCTAAAAACGCGACATCCTAGGTTTGTGATTTTTCGACCGATCGAAATATTTGTCACACCACCTGTACTAGCACGATCTGTGTGATGTAGTGATGTGGCTTGCTGTCATACAAAAAAACACTTCACACATAACTAATTCTTGCCAAACAGACAAGTGATTAGCCTTTTGATGTGTGAAGTGTTTTTATTAGGACTGTGTTATTCCTTCATTTTTGCAACGGTCTGATCAAATTCAGCTTCAATTTCAGCTGATGGTTTTTCCAACAAACTAACGACAACCGTAACGATTAAGTTAAATAAGAATCCTGGAAGAATCTCATATAAGTCAAAGATTCCGCCTGATAAAAATCCACCCCAGATGATAACGGTTACAGCACCGACAATGATTCCTGCCAATGCACCATTACGCGTTGTCTTTTTCCAAAATAACGATAGTAAAATAATCGGCCCAAACGCAGCACCAAATCCAGCCCAAGCATAACTTACTAATTCCAATACAGAACTTTCCGGATTTAAGGCGAGTAACGCAGCAATTACCGCAATCACCAATGTTGCAATACGGCCAACCCATACCAGTTCTTTATCAGTTGCTTCTCTGCGAAAAATTGCCTTATAAAAATCTTCCGCTACTGCTGATGATGATACCAATAATTGTGAGTCAATGGTACTCATAATCGCTGATAAAATAGCAGCAAGGAGAACTCCAGCTACAATTGGATTAAATAAAATTTGCGAAAAAGCTATAAAAATTTTTTCCGGATCGGCAAGCATCTGCAAACCATTTTCCGTTACAACATCAATTCCGAATTTGCTTAATACCGATACATCCTGTGTACTAATAAATGCCAGACCAACAAATCCAGTAAAGATTGCTCCATATAGACCTAAAATCATCCAAGTTGTACCAATAAAGCGAGCTTTCTTTACATCTTTAGGTGATCGAAGTGCCATAAAACGAACAATAATGTGTGGTTGCCCAAAATAGCCTAATCCCCAGGCAACAGATGAAATAATTGCTAACAGTCCAACACCTTCCACCATATTAAGGTGGGTTGGGTCAATTTCACCAACTGCTTGAACTGCCGCATTCCATCCACCCATTTGGTTAAGTGCAACGATTGGTACAACAATCAGCGCCAAGAACATAAGAATACCTTGGAAAAAGTCTGTCCAAGCAACAGCCAAGAATCCGCCTAAAAGTGTGTACGATACAACAACAATCGTCCCTATCCATAGTGCAGAATGATAGGATAATCCAAATGATGCTTCAAACAGCTTTGCACCAGCTACCATGCCGGAAGACGTGTAAAAGGTAAAAAATAACAGAATAACCAATGCAGAAATCACGCGAAGGACATGCGACTTATCTCGAAAACGATTTTCTAAAAAGTCCGGAACAGTAATCGAATCATTTGATACCTCTGTATAAACCCGTAACCGTTTTGCTACAAATTGCCAGTTCAAATATGCCCCAGTTGCCAGACCAATTGCCATCCATGCTTCCGACAAACCTGAAGCATAAATTGCCCCAGGCAGACCGAGCAATAGCCATCCACTCATATCCGAAGCGCCAGCACTTAATGCAGCAACACCCGGGCCAAGCTTACGTCCCCCTAACACATAATCAGATAAATCATTCGTCATACGATACATGATAATACCAATAACAAGCATTCCAATTAAATAAACAATAAACGTAATAAGCGTTTCCATTTCCATGAACGAATCACTTCCTCTCGGTGAATAAAGTTATAATCGACAGTAAAATTAAAATTGGCATCGGAACAAATATCCAAAACCATGTGATGCCGGCAATTGCATATTCGGCTTCCTGCATTCGTTATCACCCCTTTCTGAATAATCCTTTAAAACAAAAGCGCAAGTGCCCGTTTAGCGACGTACGGACTGGACTGAGCCGTAGGAGATAAAGGAAACACGGTGAGCGGATGCGAACCGATGTTGACTTATCGTACGAAGGTGAGGGAAGTCTCGCTAGTCGCTGGGCGCTGGAGCTGGCCGTGGCTCATCATGCCCACGAATAAACCAGAGCCAAATTTTTGTACTTTCTTATCCTTCAAAATAAACATAATAGTACTTTAATAATAGCATATATCAGACAATTGCACATCATGTTACTTTTTACAACATTTATTTATTTTTTATGAAACTTTATTCCTACTTATTTAAAAGTAAACAAAAAAAAGGCCTGAAACAGCTTTCCACACTATTTCAGGCAAATCATATAGTAATAGGGTAAAAAAAGTTGACTGACTAATTCCTAAAGTAAAGATTAAAAGAAAGAGCCAGTATTGCTGATTGAAAGAATGCTAGGTTCTCTTTCCATTGTTGAATCATGTTGTGAATCAGAAGAAGATACTAAAAATCCAGTAACTAATAGAATCCCTAATGCGAATGTAGCGATTAATTTTTTCACTATATTACACCCCCTTTTAAATATTTACTAATTCATCATAAGTGATATTAGCTAACTTGTAATATTTCACCGCGTCTTTATAGCGGTAATTCTCCTCATAGTAGCTTGCAATCATAGTAGAATAAGTCACTAAATTGGCAAAGTCTTTATTCTTCTTTAAATATGGGATAAATTCATTAGTCACTAAGGCTTCAAACTTATCATTTTCTTGCTTTAGAGCGTAATCATAGGTGTGAATTATATAATAAAAAAGTTTATACTCATCATTTTTATAACTTGAACCTAATAACTGTAAACTCTTTTCTATCATGTTTCTCGTTTGATCAAGGTTATCAATATTATAGTACTCTTTAATCAATGATGTTGTAGCAGCAATTCGTTCTATTAAACTAACATCATTGTCATCTGCTACTTGCTCATAAAAGTGAATTGCTTCCTCGGTATCACCCTTTGCAGAATGAAGATAGCCTAGATTTTGGTTTACAAGTTGCATAATCTGCTTACTATGATTCAATTTCCCTAAATGTTTAGCCAAATTATGGTTCTTAATGGCCTTGTCATACATTTTGATTCGGCGGTAGGAAATACCTAACATTATGTGGCATTGTGCACACCTTAAAAAGTGATATTGTCTTTGAAAAACATCCAATGCTTTATTCGCATATTCAATCGATTCTAAGGTATTACGCAGTTTACTGTGTGTTACTGAAACAGTATATTGCAGATCTGCTACTTCCTCTTCAGCGAGTTCGAGCTGATTTAACTTATCCTCAGCAAGCCCATACATCCGAATCGCTTGATTAAACTCACCTGTAAGTGAATAGTAATTCCCCTTAAACTTATACCAATAAAATTGATGTAGACTATCAAAGGTGCTAGAAATTTCAGCAAGATTATTAATTTGCTCTAATGCGTCTTCATATTTACCCAATACCAGGAAGTATCTAATTTTATGTATCTCGTACAATACCATACTTTCCGAATGGGTTGTTTCCATCAGTTCCTCAAGCTCTTTGTATCCCCTTACAATTTCCTCTTTGTCATTGACCTCAAATAACTGACTGTACCACTCTTGGCATTTATTCTTAATGGTAATGTCCTTTTCATTGTCCAGCTGGATGCCAAGGCGGGTGCATAATAGGCTGATTACTTCTGGGCTTGCCTCAGTTTTGCCATTCTCAATCTTTGATAAATAGGCAAACGATACAATTCCTTCAGCCAGGTCCGCTTGGGTCATTTCCTGTTTAACGCGATGTAATTTAATATAAGGCCCTATTTCCATCTATTTACCCACCTCCCTAGCTGAATTTGAAAAATGAGTTAGCTAAAATTTCTATATTTCTATAATAACATAAATTCCAAAAATTCATATTGGGAAAGTTGAGGGGTAAAATAGTGGATTATCCACCTAAAAACTTGCTTACTTTCCTCAGATTAGGAAAGTTATGTAAAAAAAGACCTTTTTCTACATAAATCTACTAGAAAAAGGCCTTTTTTGCTAGATTGTGTCTAATTACTTATAACATTTCAGAAGTTGTTTTTCCTTGCATGTGTTGAATTAGGTAATCTGGTCCACCTGCTTTGGAATCTGTTCCAGACATGTTGAAGCCACCAAATGGTTGGTAGCCGACAATTGCTGCTGTACAGCCACGGTTAAAGTAAAGGTTACCAACGTGGAAGTCCTGACGTGCCTGTTCTATATGTGAGCGATTATTCGTAATAACTGCACCTGTTAGACCATAATCTGTGTTGTTAGCAATTTCAATCGCATGATCGAAGTCTTTTGCTTTTGTTAGTCCAACAACAGGTCCAAAGATTTCTTCCTGCATGATGCGTGCTTCTGGATCAAGATCAGCAAATACAGTCGGATTAACGAACCAACCTTTACTTTCATCACCAGTTCCGCCTACTAGAAGTTCTCCTTCTTTCTTACCGATTTCAACGTAGCTCATAATTTTATCATATGCGCCTTGATCAATTACAGGACCCATAAAGATATTTGATGGATCAGAAGTATCTCCGATTGTTAATTCTTTTGTTAATGCTGCAACACGGTCTTTCACTTGATCGTAAACATCTTCATGAATAACCGCACGTGAACATGCCGAACATTTTTGACCGGAGAAACCGAATGCAGATTGAACAATTGATTCTGCTGCTAGTTCTAAGTCTGCTTCTTTGTCAACTACAATGGTATCTTTTCCGCCCATTTCAATGATCGTGCGTTTCAACCATTTTTGTCCATCGTGTACTACTGCAGCACGTTCGAAAATACGTGTACCAACATCACGCGAGCCAGTGAAACTTACAAAGCGTGTGCGTGGGTGATCAACTAGATAATCGCCGACCTCACTTCCAGGTCCTGGGATATAGTTGATAACTCCTGCTGGCATGCCTGCTTCTTCTAACACTTCCATCAATTTATATGCGATAACAGGTGTTGTACTTGCTGGTTTCAACAATACTGTATTACCAGTAACCATTGCTGCAACCGTTGTACCTGTCATAATTGCAAACAGGAAGTTCCATGGTGAAATAACAACACCAACACCTAATGGAATATAATTAAATTGATTATGCTCGATTGGACGACTATTTACTTCAGCGCCATCTTTAATTTTCAGCATTTGGCGACCATAGTATTCCAAGAAGTCAATACCTTCTGCAACGTCCGCATCGGCTTCTTTCCATGGTTTCCCGCCTTCTTTAACTAAGTGCGCAGTGAACTCCAATTTACGACGACGAACAATTGCTGCGGCACGGAACAAAATATCTGCACGAAATTCTGGTGTCGATTTTCTCCATGTTTCAAATGTTTCGTCGGCAACTTTCATTGCTTTTTCAGCTAATTCTTTATTTGCCTTTGATACATATCCAATAACTTCTTGTTTATTCGCTGGATTTACAGAGGTGATTTTGTCCTCTGTTGTAATACGTTCACCACCAATGATAAGCGGATATTCCCCACCAAGATCAGCTTCGACTTGTTTAATCGCTTCCTGCATTAATTTCTTGTTCTCTTCTACGGTGAAATCTGTAAAAGGTTCATGCTTGTACGGTACTACTGCCATAAAAAAACCTCCCCATAAATATCCAATATTACTCCAATGATTGCGTTTTCATAAAAAGATGGATGGAGTGTATCCATCCATATTCTAACCGAATTGAAAAAACAGTTCAATAATTTTAAACGAATTAATTAAAAACCCGTACAGTTGGATCACTTTCCCCAGCATTGCGATAAATGATACTTTCGACCTTATTGTTGGTCATAATTTTGACTTCTATGTCATAATAATCGGGAAACATTTCTTTGATCAATCCGTACGTATACTGGGTGAAGCCAATTACTTCTCCTTTTCCATAAAATTCAATCGGGATCTCAAGGGTTAAGTTTTTTAGCTCCTCATTTATATAAAATCCCTCACCAATGACACCTACATAGTTAGGAAAAAACTTCTGAATTTCTTTACCAAAATCTGCAACTAGCTTGTTATCATCAAAGTACTTTTCTTCTGAATCCTCATTCGGAAACAAAACATTATCCTCTTTGATGGTTTCCCATTCGTCAATCGTTGATTCATCACCATTTATAGACGTTTTGGCTACATAATTGCCTGGTACAGGAGAACCTTGATCTTCTTCCCGGTACAGTGCAATCATAACGGGGACATTTTTTAATTTATCCATTTTCCGTATCCGTTTTAAAATAGTTTGCGCCATCTTTTTCCCTTGTTTAAGCATCTCTTCTTTAGAGATTTCTTCATGAAAATATGGTCCATACTCCTCTTTTTGGAAACGGTAGACTGATTTTAAAGCAAGGCCGATTGAGATTCCTACTAATTCTGCATTATTATCTTTATTCTTCTTGAGATAATTTTGTTCTAAAATATGAGATAAATAAGTTGGATTCGCCCGATTTGCTTTTTCATCGTATTCATCTTCATCTGCCAGTTTAGGATTCAAACCTTGCTGCAATTCTTTTTCTATTTCTTTTTTATCAATGTTTCTGCCTCTAGCTTTAAGATCGTTTACTTTATCTTTAACTTCTTCCGCCAACTGATCCTTAGTATATAACCTTTCTAGCCAACTAAATACCGTATCCTCGTCCAAGTATTGTCCTTCTTGAAAATAATACTTTTTGGGGTCGTAAACTGCCTTTGAATGGCGTCGTAATCCTTCTTCCATTTCATCAATGTCTAAGCGATTTCCCATCTGTTTGACAATAACCCCTCTAGCCTTACTAACTTTATATGGTAGGACCATCTTATACGTCTCTTCAGAAAGTTGATAACTCGGTACAATCGACGGCTCCTTGTTGGTAGTATCATCCTTCTTCTGGACCACTTCATCTTCGTTCATTTTTGGTGCACAGCTCGCAAGTAAAAGGAGCGTGCATAGGAGAATTGCACATAATTTCTTCACGACTCCCACTCCTAATCATTTAAGGCTTCTCTTAGCTGTTGTTCATCCCATATCGTCACACCAAGTTTCTGTGCCTTTTCAAATTTAGATCCAGCATCTTCACCAGCAATGACGATATCTGTCTTTTTACTGACACTTCCAGTTACAGAACCGCCCATATTCTCTATTTTTTCTTTTGCTTCTTGCCTTGTATAATGTTCCATCTTCCCTGTCAACACAACGGTTTTTTCAGAAAAAATGGTCTCCTCCGATTGACTTGACCGTTTTACACCGGTATATTCCATGTTTACACCAAGTTCTCTTAATTCTTGCAGCAGATCCGTTACTTCTTGTTCAGAAAAATAATGGGCAATCGAATCCGCCATTTTTTCTCCAATCTCATCAACTGCAATCAGTTCATCATAGGATGCCTGTTGTAAGTTATCGATTGTTTCAAATTGTTGTGCCAACGTTTTCGCAGCCTTTGCACCGACAAAGCG
Coding sequences within:
- a CDS encoding CamS family sex pheromone protein, whose translation is MKKLCAILLCTLLLLASCAPKMNEDEVVQKKDDTTNKEPSIVPSYQLSEETYKMVLPYKVSKARGVIVKQMGNRLDIDEMEEGLRRHSKAVYDPKKYYFQEGQYLDEDTVFSWLERLYTKDQLAEEVKDKVNDLKARGRNIDKKEIEKELQQGLNPKLADEDEYDEKANRANPTYLSHILEQNYLKKNKDNNAELVGISIGLALKSVYRFQKEEYGPYFHEEISKEEMLKQGKKMAQTILKRIRKMDKLKNVPVMIALYREEDQGSPVPGNYVAKTSINGDESTIDEWETIKEDNVLFPNEDSEEKYFDDNKLVADFGKEIQKFFPNYVGVIGEGFYINEELKNLTLEIPIEFYGKGEVIGFTQYTYGLIKEMFPDYYDIEVKIMTNNKVESIIYRNAGESDPTVRVFN
- the gatC gene encoding Asp-tRNA(Asn)/Glu-tRNA(Gln) amidotransferase subunit GatC; its protein translation is MADISTEQVKHVANLARLAMTDEEAELFTKQLGSILEYAEQLNELDTTGVEPTTHVLDLKNVLRKDEPKEWITQEDALKNAPDKKGDYFRVPSILE
- a CDS encoding helix-turn-helix domain-containing protein, whose amino-acid sequence is MEIGPYIKLHRVKQEMTQADLAEGIVSFAYLSKIENGKTEASPEVISLLCTRLGIQLDNEKDITIKNKCQEWYSQLFEVNDKEEIVRGYKELEELMETTHSESMVLYEIHKIRYFLVLGKYEDALEQINNLAEISSTFDSLHQFYWYKFKGNYYSLTGEFNQAIRMYGLAEDKLNQLELAEEEVADLQYTVSVTHSKLRNTLESIEYANKALDVFQRQYHFLRCAQCHIMLGISYRRIKMYDKAIKNHNLAKHLGKLNHSKQIMQLVNQNLGYLHSAKGDTEEAIHFYEQVADDNDVSLIERIAATTSLIKEYYNIDNLDQTRNMIEKSLQLLGSSYKNDEYKLFYYIIHTYDYALKQENDKFEALVTNEFIPYLKKNKDFANLVTYSTMIASYYEENYRYKDAVKYYKLANITYDELVNI
- the putP gene encoding sodium/proline symporter PutP, which codes for MEMETLITFIVYLIGMLVIGIIMYRMTNDLSDYVLGGRKLGPGVAALSAGASDMSGWLLLGLPGAIYASGLSEAWMAIGLATGAYLNWQFVAKRLRVYTEVSNDSITVPDFLENRFRDKSHVLRVISALVILLFFTFYTSSGMVAGAKLFEASFGLSYHSALWIGTIVVVSYTLLGGFLAVAWTDFFQGILMFLALIVVPIVALNQMGGWNAAVQAVGEIDPTHLNMVEGVGLLAIISSVAWGLGYFGQPHIIVRFMALRSPKDVKKARFIGTTWMILGLYGAIFTGFVGLAFISTQDVSVLSKFGIDVVTENGLQMLADPEKIFIAFSQILFNPIVAGVLLAAILSAIMSTIDSQLLVSSSAVAEDFYKAIFRREATDKELVWVGRIATLVIAVIAALLALNPESSVLELVSYAWAGFGAAFGPIILLSLFWKKTTRNGALAGIIVGAVTVIIWGGFLSGGIFDLYEILPGFLFNLIVTVVVSLLEKPSAEIEAEFDQTVAKMKE
- the gatA gene encoding Asp-tRNA(Asn)/Glu-tRNA(Gln) amidotransferase subunit GatA; protein product: MSLFDYSIKELEQKLHNKEITVSDLVDTSYKRIQEVDDQVKAFLTLDEENARNHAETLDQETTNFDNHPLFGLPSGIKDNIVTKALRTTCGSQFLKNFDDPLYNATVIDKLNEAKAITIGKLNMDEFAMGSSNENSSFTPTRNPWNTDYVPGGSSGGSAASVAAGEVLFSLGSDTGGSIRQPAAFCGVVGLKPTYGRVSRFGLVAFASSLDQIGPITRNVEDNARVLEVISGQDKMDSTSANVDVPAFTESLTGDVKGLKIAVPKEYLGEGVSPEVKQSVMDALQVYESLGAEWEEVSLPHSRYAVAAYYIIASSEASANLARFDGVRYGVRSENAKDMLDMFKMSRSEGFGEEVKRRIMLGTYALSSGYYDAFYKKAQKVRTLIKNDFDKIFEDYDVVIGPTTPTPAFKIGEKVEDPLTMYANDILTIPVNLAGVPAISVPCGLSENGLPYGLQIIGKNFDEGTVYRTAHAFEQATDHHTKRPQLGGAK
- the pruA gene encoding L-glutamate gamma-semialdehyde dehydrogenase, whose amino-acid sequence is MAVVPYKHEPFTDFTVEENKKLMQEAIKQVEADLGGEYPLIIGGERITTEDKITSVNPANKQEVIGYVSKANKELAEKAMKVADETFETWRKSTPEFRADILFRAAAIVRRRKLEFTAHLVKEGGKPWKEADADVAEGIDFLEYYGRQMLKIKDGAEVNSRPIEHNQFNYIPLGVGVVISPWNFLFAIMTGTTVAAMVTGNTVLLKPASTTPVIAYKLMEVLEEAGMPAGVINYIPGPGSEVGDYLVDHPRTRFVSFTGSRDVGTRIFERAAVVHDGQKWLKRTIIEMGGKDTIVVDKEADLELAAESIVQSAFGFSGQKCSACSRAVIHEDVYDQVKDRVAALTKELTIGDTSDPSNIFMGPVIDQGAYDKIMSYVEIGKKEGELLVGGTGDESKGWFVNPTVFADLDPEARIMQEEIFGPVVGLTKAKDFDHAIEIANNTDYGLTGAVITNNRSHIEQARQDFHVGNLYFNRGCTAAIVGYQPFGGFNMSGTDSKAGGPDYLIQHMQGKTTSEML